A region of Hydrogenimonas cancrithermarum DNA encodes the following proteins:
- a CDS encoding ATP-binding cassette domain-containing protein — protein MAKEVVLKIEDLTFGYSEEKLLYRNFSLTLYAGEIVTILGPSGSGKSTLFELIAGNLKPMAGVIEKAPFSQVFQDPYSSFHPTYTIENQIADVAPLEGMNELCEQMGFARELLEKRPHELSGGQLQRASILRALLMKPRLLLADEPTSALDNLIQLDVMRLLLETLDRVGILMITHDRDLAKWCSDRVVEL, from the coding sequence ATGGCCAAAGAGGTTGTCTTGAAGATCGAGGATCTGACATTCGGTTATAGCGAAGAGAAGTTGCTGTATCGAAATTTTTCACTGACACTGTATGCGGGTGAGATCGTTACGATTCTCGGTCCAAGCGGCAGCGGGAAGAGCACACTGTTCGAACTGATCGCAGGCAATCTCAAGCCGATGGCGGGCGTGATCGAGAAAGCTCCTTTTTCACAAGTCTTCCAGGACCCTTACAGCTCGTTTCATCCGACCTACACCATTGAAAATCAGATAGCGGATGTCGCCCCTTTGGAAGGGATGAATGAGCTTTGCGAGCAGATGGGTTTTGCACGTGAACTGCTCGAGAAGAGACCGCATGAGCTCTCCGGCGGCCAGCTGCAGCGCGCTTCCATTCTGCGCGCACTCTTGATGAAGCCCCGCCTTCTGCTTGCCGATGAACCCACATCGGCACTCGACAATCTCATTCAGCTCGATGTCATGAGATTGCTGCTTGAAACCCTGGACCGGGTAGGTATCCTGATGATTACGCACGACCGCGATCTTGCGAAATGGTGCAGCGACAGAGTCGTAGAACTATAA
- the purQ gene encoding phosphoribosylformylglycinamidine synthase subunit PurQ: MNVTVLQFPGTNCEFDTKYAFEHLEQRVTIVWHEEEMIPANTDLVVVPGGFSYGDYLRSGAIARFSPIMKAVKSYADNGGYVLGICNGFQILLESHLLPGAMKRNENLHFISKHQYLKVENNDNRFLRKCEVGERLNIPIAHAEGNYFIEEDGLKALYDNGQVLLTYCDREGNPENPNGSVANIAGICNKEKNVFGLMPHPERAMETILGSADGIRMLEGFLS, from the coding sequence ATGAACGTGACGGTTCTGCAGTTCCCCGGTACCAACTGCGAGTTCGATACGAAGTACGCTTTCGAGCACCTTGAACAGCGGGTGACCATCGTATGGCACGAAGAGGAGATGATTCCTGCCAATACGGACCTCGTCGTCGTACCCGGCGGTTTCAGTTACGGCGATTACCTGCGCAGCGGTGCCATTGCACGTTTCAGTCCCATCATGAAGGCGGTCAAATCCTACGCGGACAACGGCGGCTATGTGCTCGGCATCTGCAACGGTTTCCAGATTCTGCTCGAAAGTCATCTCCTGCCGGGCGCGATGAAGCGCAATGAAAACCTCCACTTCATTTCGAAACATCAGTACCTCAAAGTGGAAAACAACGACAACCGTTTCCTTCGAAAGTGTGAAGTGGGCGAGCGGCTCAACATTCCCATCGCGCATGCTGAAGGCAACTACTTCATCGAAGAGGATGGTCTCAAAGCCCTCTACGACAATGGTCAGGTCCTTTTGACCTATTGTGACAGGGAAGGGAATCCGGAAAATCCGAACGGTTCGGTCGCGAATATCGCCGGTATCTGCAACAAAGAGAAGAACGTTTTCGGGCTGATGCCCCACCCCGAACGCGCGATGGAGACGATTTTGGGCTCTGCAGACGGTATCAGAATGCTCGAAGGGTTTCTGAGCTAA
- the purS gene encoding phosphoribosylformylglycinamidine synthase subunit PurS yields MKAIVNVYLKEGVLDPQGKAVHHALGALGFEDVENVRVGKQIVLDIKADSMKAAEKEVEKMCETLLANTVIEDYSIEIVQ; encoded by the coding sequence ATGAAAGCAATCGTCAATGTCTACTTGAAAGAAGGGGTCCTCGATCCGCAAGGAAAAGCGGTTCACCACGCACTCGGGGCACTCGGGTTCGAAGATGTAGAGAATGTCCGTGTCGGCAAACAGATCGTCCTGGATATCAAAGCCGACTCGATGAAAGCGGCGGAGAAAGAGGTCGAAAAGATGTGTGAAACACTGCTTGCCAATACCGTCATCGAAGACTACAGCATCGAGATCGTGCAATGA
- a CDS encoding SH3 domain-containing protein has product MLRFIVLSLLLLGSVLFAEPSVFPDSEPDDTSFFMQMEGGNSTDSVEEITEEESTENLIYLGFEKLPKKLYVGEIFPVTLKVTSLVKDRLYTVTLEDGKDVILIQEPELIEPKAINHLTFYFKATGTSLKLPDFVVSYEDDPERVYRIEGNKIRAVRLNPPRDFCGVLAQKFSLVNYQASTYTKESNILALQLSVAYGNYDDFHLPRSANQGIDSYSGDLNDTTLFYYAVYPTEVEQVEFSYFNLSKNRYEKFQVPIIVKRSSVSTQSNLDPQESEFTKFKIAATAMLIFIWLILWMTRKGWVYPILILLAAAYLLTYLIPLKSVCIRPDTTLYLLPTPQSTPFMQLYEQTTAKEMNKNGGYTKVRLPNNTIGWVKNEDLCTY; this is encoded by the coding sequence GTGTTACGCTTTATCGTTTTATCACTCCTTCTTCTCGGTTCGGTCCTTTTTGCCGAACCTTCCGTCTTCCCCGACTCGGAGCCTGACGACACCTCGTTTTTCATGCAGATGGAAGGGGGGAATTCCACTGACAGCGTCGAGGAGATAACGGAAGAAGAATCTACAGAAAACTTGATCTATCTCGGTTTCGAAAAGCTTCCGAAGAAGCTCTATGTGGGAGAGATATTCCCTGTCACGCTGAAAGTCACCTCGCTTGTCAAAGACCGTCTCTATACTGTTACACTTGAAGATGGCAAAGATGTCATCCTGATCCAGGAACCCGAACTTATCGAACCCAAAGCGATCAACCATCTCACCTTCTATTTCAAAGCGACCGGTACCTCCCTCAAACTTCCGGATTTCGTCGTAAGCTACGAAGACGATCCAGAAAGAGTTTACCGTATTGAAGGGAATAAGATCCGGGCTGTCCGGCTCAATCCTCCCCGGGATTTTTGCGGTGTACTGGCACAAAAGTTTTCTCTCGTCAACTATCAGGCATCGACCTATACAAAAGAGAGTAATATCCTCGCCCTTCAGCTCTCCGTTGCCTACGGCAACTATGACGATTTTCATCTGCCACGCTCCGCCAATCAGGGAATCGACTCATACAGCGGCGATCTGAACGACACCACACTCTTTTATTACGCTGTCTATCCCACCGAAGTCGAACAGGTCGAGTTCAGTTACTTCAATCTTTCCAAAAACAGATATGAAAAGTTCCAGGTACCCATTATCGTCAAACGCAGCAGTGTGAGTACCCAAAGCAATCTCGACCCGCAGGAGAGTGAATTTACCAAATTCAAAATAGCTGCGACCGCCATGCTGATCTTTATCTGGCTCATTTTGTGGATGACGAGAAAGGGGTGGGTCTATCCGATCCTGATTCTTCTTGCGGCTGCATACCTACTCACCTATCTCATACCGCTCAAAAGCGTATGCATACGGCCCGATACGACACTCTACCTGCTTCCTACCCCACAAAGTACACCGTTTATGCAGCTTTACGAACAGACCACGGCGAAAGAGATGAACAAAAACGGCGGATATACCAAAGTCCGACTGCCGAACAACACAATAGGATGGGTTAAAAATGAAGATCTTTGCACGTATTAG
- a CDS encoding potassium channel protein — protein MKRLLIKYLVAFSYFLESAPRYQRIKRFFNDLLNNDDYPYKKYFDLFMVAIILSSVTILVIDVREHVAAWLDYYDLYIVTSIFIVEYLLRLWVHDDMHKVIIAEYEESEFFEKPFKLSKVFKEIAAQKWAYIISVPALIDLVAILPSYREIRVLRVFVLFRAFKMLRYSKSLLQFFDILRSKRVELYTLVTLLAFFTLIASVMIYVFEGNGINPHIEGLFDAVYWALVTITTVGYGDIAPVTTEGRAVSMLIILTGIGAISFLTSIIVSAFSEKLPEIKETRVMNQIMKKRNLNLVCGYGKIGQLVSKKLQEAGENFLVIELDPAKVEKAELDGFNVLRADATKSATLLKLKLCDNVKSVICVTHDDIINVFITINARSLCKDVEIISRCSDKSVAKKLKLAGANHLIMPEEIAGLLGAVYIGQPVAFEALQAILTQKRTARIDEVEIKLGSFLDGATVGDFDFSSNRLVLLAVLKRLESSDRKSHYIIFNPAEETILKAGDILVVMGYSVSIADFKGRLEQSVRFKSRNA, from the coding sequence TTGAAACGACTTCTGATCAAATACCTCGTCGCGTTCTCCTATTTCCTGGAGAGTGCGCCGCGCTATCAGCGGATCAAACGTTTTTTCAACGATCTGCTGAACAACGACGACTATCCCTACAAAAAATATTTCGATCTTTTTATGGTCGCTATTATTCTTTCGAGCGTTACCATTCTGGTAATCGACGTGCGTGAGCATGTGGCGGCATGGCTTGACTATTACGACCTCTATATCGTTACGAGCATCTTCATCGTCGAATATCTTTTGCGGCTATGGGTGCATGACGACATGCACAAAGTGATTATCGCAGAGTACGAGGAGTCGGAGTTTTTCGAAAAGCCGTTCAAACTCTCCAAAGTTTTTAAAGAGATCGCAGCGCAGAAATGGGCCTACATCATTTCGGTCCCGGCACTTATCGATCTGGTCGCCATTTTGCCGAGTTACCGTGAAATCAGGGTGCTTCGCGTCTTTGTCCTTTTCAGGGCTTTCAAGATGCTCCGTTACAGCAAAAGCCTTCTGCAGTTTTTCGATATTCTCCGCAGCAAAAGGGTCGAACTCTATACCCTTGTGACGCTGCTTGCCTTTTTTACACTGATCGCATCGGTGATGATCTACGTCTTCGAAGGCAACGGAATCAACCCCCACATCGAAGGTCTTTTCGATGCCGTCTATTGGGCACTCGTCACGATTACGACCGTCGGTTACGGTGACATAGCACCCGTGACGACCGAAGGGCGCGCCGTCTCGATGCTGATAATTCTTACCGGTATCGGGGCCATTTCATTTTTAACATCGATCATCGTTTCCGCATTCAGCGAAAAGCTTCCCGAAATCAAAGAGACGCGCGTCATGAACCAGATCATGAAAAAAAGAAATCTCAACCTCGTGTGCGGGTACGGTAAGATCGGGCAGCTGGTCTCGAAAAAGCTGCAGGAGGCAGGAGAAAACTTTCTGGTAATCGAGCTCGATCCCGCAAAAGTGGAGAAAGCGGAGCTCGACGGCTTCAACGTTCTGCGGGCCGATGCGACGAAAAGCGCTACGCTGCTGAAACTGAAGCTTTGCGACAATGTAAAATCTGTCATATGTGTCACACACGACGACATTATCAACGTCTTTATCACGATCAATGCCCGGAGCCTTTGCAAGGATGTGGAGATTATTTCGCGTTGCAGTGACAAGAGTGTCGCCAAAAAGTTGAAACTAGCAGGTGCCAATCATCTGATCATGCCCGAAGAGATTGCGGGCCTCCTCGGTGCTGTCTACATCGGCCAGCCGGTCGCTTTCGAAGCGTTACAGGCGATTCTGACCCAAAAAAGGACGGCACGCATCGATGAAGTGGAGATTAAACTGGGTTCGTTTCTCGATGGTGCGACAGTCGGCGATTTCGATTTTTCCTCCAACAGGCTGGTCCTTCTGGCCGTATTGAAACGGTTGGAAAGCAGTGACAGAAAGAGCCATTACATTATCTTCAATCCGGCTGAAGAGACAATACTCAAGGCAGGTGATATACTTGTCGTGATGGGTTACAGTGTAAGCATCGCGGATTTCAAGGGAAGGTTGGAACAAAGTGTTAGGTTCAAATCAAGAAACGCGTGA
- a CDS encoding NAD(P)H-dependent glycerol-3-phosphate dehydrogenase, producing MKKIAVIGAGKWGQALAYALRQKCEVVITSRTERDIPGFVSLDAAMEIENIVMAIPAQAVREWLGKHYGMGDHNILVAAKGIEAETGAFLNEIYEAFVPRTHLTYLSGPSFAKEVMEGLPTALVLNSHNRLAATAWSEAFPDFIKTYVSTDVIGAEIGGAYKNVIAIAGGICDGLKLGENARASLIARGLVEMARFGREFGANEETFLSLSGAGDLFLTASSKLSRNFRVGLGLAEGKTLDEILEELGEVAEGVGTAKALHTIAKTNDIYLPIANEVYAILEGKDPMESLKDLLNNRRR from the coding sequence ATGAAAAAAATCGCTGTAATCGGTGCTGGAAAGTGGGGACAGGCGCTTGCGTATGCACTGCGTCAGAAATGCGAGGTCGTCATCACCTCCAGAACCGAACGGGATATTCCAGGTTTTGTATCACTCGATGCTGCGATGGAGATAGAAAATATCGTCATGGCCATTCCCGCGCAGGCCGTCCGCGAATGGCTTGGGAAACATTACGGTATGGGAGACCATAACATCCTGGTCGCCGCAAAAGGGATCGAGGCCGAAACAGGAGCCTTTTTGAATGAAATTTATGAAGCATTCGTACCACGTACCCATCTGACCTATCTCAGCGGACCGTCATTCGCCAAGGAAGTGATGGAAGGCCTGCCTACGGCACTTGTCCTGAATAGCCATAACCGGCTGGCGGCCACGGCATGGAGCGAAGCTTTCCCCGACTTCATCAAAACCTATGTGAGCACCGACGTCATCGGTGCCGAAATAGGCGGTGCCTACAAAAATGTCATTGCGATTGCCGGCGGAATTTGCGATGGTTTGAAACTTGGTGAAAACGCGCGTGCGAGCCTTATCGCCCGAGGGCTTGTCGAGATGGCGCGATTTGGACGCGAATTCGGTGCCAACGAGGAGACCTTTTTGTCACTCAGCGGTGCGGGAGACCTCTTTTTGACGGCAAGCAGTAAACTCTCCCGAAACTTTCGTGTCGGCCTGGGCCTTGCGGAGGGAAAAACACTCGACGAAATTCTGGAAGAGCTCGGTGAAGTGGCCGAAGGGGTGGGTACGGCGAAAGCGCTTCATACCATTGCAAAGACAAACGATATCTATCTGCCCATCGCGAATGAAGTCTACGCTATTTTGGAGGGCAAGGACCCTATGGAGAGTCTGAAAGATCTATTAAACAACAGGAGGAGATGA
- the purC gene encoding phosphoribosylaminoimidazolesuccinocarboxamide synthase: MTKKELLYEGKAKRLYTTDDPELLIAEFKDDLTAFNGEKHDQEAGKGALNNKISTELFKLLESAGIPTHFVDMPDENHMLVKKVDIILIEVVVRNIATGSLTKRLGIEDGTKLPFTLVEFYYKRDDLGDPLINDEHCIILDLVKNEGDLEELKRLGREINTILKAFFAKKGLNLVDFKVEFGYDSEGKIILADEISPDSCRFWDMETNEKLDKDRFRQGLGSVKVAYEEVLKRILGENK, from the coding sequence ATGACCAAGAAAGAACTGCTTTACGAAGGCAAAGCGAAGCGTCTCTATACGACTGATGATCCGGAACTGTTGATTGCGGAGTTCAAGGACGACCTGACCGCGTTCAACGGAGAAAAGCACGATCAAGAAGCCGGCAAAGGTGCATTGAACAACAAAATAAGCACCGAACTTTTCAAACTGCTTGAAAGCGCTGGCATCCCGACCCATTTCGTCGATATGCCCGACGAAAATCACATGCTGGTCAAAAAAGTCGACATCATCCTGATCGAAGTCGTCGTCCGCAATATCGCCACCGGCAGCCTCACCAAACGTCTGGGGATCGAGGACGGTACGAAACTTCCGTTCACACTCGTCGAGTTTTATTACAAGCGTGACGACCTCGGCGACCCGCTCATCAACGACGAGCACTGCATCATCCTCGACCTGGTAAAAAACGAAGGCGACCTCGAAGAGCTCAAACGCCTCGGACGCGAGATCAATACGATCCTCAAAGCGTTTTTTGCCAAAAAAGGGCTCAATCTCGTCGACTTCAAAGTGGAATTCGGCTACGACAGTGAAGGCAAAATCATCCTCGCCGATGAGATCAGCCCCGACAGCTGCCGTTTCTGGGATATGGAGACCAACGAAAAACTGGACAAAGACCGTTTCCGCCAGGGACTCGGAAGTGTCAAAGTCGCCTATGAAGAAGTCCTTAAACGCATACTTGGAGAGAACAAATGA
- a CDS encoding glutamate-5-semialdehyde dehydrogenase, which produces MENYLKEAKAAASTLATLSGEVKNRVLNKIADALVENSALIIEHNKFDMEEGERNNLSSALMDRLYLDESRIEAMAQAVREIAALKEPVGRILEGWVTDNGLRIEKVSIPIGVIGIIYESRPNVTSDAAALCFKSGNVAILKGGKEAQQSNEAIAKVIQKALEAEGLPKALISLLPDGSREGVAKLIKMDKYVDLIIPRGGEALIRFVNDNATVPVVKHDKGLCHTYIHKDADFDEAIKIAINAKCQRPGVCNAMETLIVDEAIAKEMLPKLKAAFDAESTKLLGDDATQKIIDVDAATEEDFDTEYLANTLSIKVVKDVDEAIAHIRRYGSGHSEAILTNNHRAAEKFLNEVDAACVYVNASTRFTDGGAFGFGAEVGISTNKLHARGPMGINDLTTYKYKVYGEGQIR; this is translated from the coding sequence ATGGAGAATTACCTGAAAGAGGCCAAGGCCGCCGCATCGACGCTGGCAACGCTCAGCGGAGAGGTGAAAAACCGGGTATTGAACAAAATTGCAGATGCGCTCGTAGAAAACAGCGCACTTATCATCGAACATAACAAGTTCGACATGGAAGAGGGAGAGCGCAATAACCTCTCTTCTGCCTTGATGGATCGCCTCTACCTCGATGAGAGCCGTATCGAAGCGATGGCACAGGCGGTACGTGAAATTGCGGCTCTTAAAGAGCCGGTGGGACGCATACTGGAGGGATGGGTGACCGACAACGGTCTGCGCATCGAAAAAGTCTCTATCCCGATCGGTGTCATCGGAATCATCTACGAGTCCCGCCCCAACGTTACGAGCGATGCGGCGGCACTCTGTTTCAAAAGCGGCAATGTCGCGATTCTCAAAGGCGGTAAAGAGGCGCAGCAGAGCAATGAAGCGATAGCGAAAGTGATTCAAAAGGCTCTCGAAGCGGAGGGCCTTCCAAAAGCACTCATCAGCCTTCTTCCCGACGGTAGCCGCGAAGGGGTGGCGAAGCTGATCAAAATGGACAAGTATGTCGATCTCATCATACCGCGTGGCGGTGAGGCGCTGATACGCTTCGTCAACGACAACGCGACAGTACCGGTGGTCAAACACGACAAGGGTCTCTGCCACACCTATATCCATAAAGATGCCGACTTCGACGAGGCGATCAAAATTGCGATAAACGCCAAATGTCAGCGCCCTGGTGTCTGTAACGCGATGGAGACGCTGATCGTCGACGAAGCGATCGCCAAAGAGATGCTTCCAAAACTCAAAGCGGCGTTCGATGCCGAGTCGACAAAGCTTCTCGGAGATGATGCGACGCAAAAGATCATCGACGTCGATGCAGCCACGGAAGAGGATTTCGATACCGAATACCTTGCCAATACCCTCTCTATCAAAGTGGTCAAAGATGTCGACGAAGCGATCGCCCATATCCGTCGCTACGGATCGGGCCACTCCGAAGCGATTTTGACAAACAATCATCGGGCGGCCGAAAAGTTTCTGAACGAAGTCGATGCGGCATGTGTCTATGTCAACGCCTCGACCCGCTTTACCGACGGCGGGGCCTTTGGATTCGGTGCCGAGGTGGGCATCAGCACCAACAAACTCCACGCCCGCGGGCCGATGGGCATCAACGATCTGACGACCTACAAGTACAAAGTTTACGGGGAAGGGCAGATCCGCTAA
- a CDS encoding potassium channel family protein, with product MLGSNQETREIILFGYGKLGHRVYEMLSANFSNIIVADSREEAIERAKEDGVVTSFHIDMTDDTALEELGLNGKILFCSMDDMSLNIFLVLSLKSISTDSTIISVSTSAENTRKLKFIGADKVIDLYESSANRIVDIITRPAVTRVLDEIIYVDNGISIEEIEIPPNSFLESKYVYEIDFREYGLILIGITDKELGEDFIFVSRGINHKFDAGDILVLLGESTALEKFYTMLTERK from the coding sequence GTGTTAGGTTCAAATCAAGAAACGCGTGAAATCATCCTTTTCGGATACGGCAAGCTCGGGCACAGAGTCTATGAGATGCTTTCGGCCAACTTTTCCAACATCATCGTTGCGGACAGCCGTGAGGAGGCGATAGAGAGGGCGAAGGAGGATGGTGTCGTCACCTCTTTTCATATCGATATGACCGACGATACAGCGCTCGAAGAGCTCGGCCTCAACGGAAAGATACTCTTCTGTTCCATGGACGACATGTCGCTCAATATATTTCTGGTTCTTTCACTCAAAAGTATTTCGACCGATTCGACGATCATCTCCGTTTCGACATCGGCCGAGAATACACGGAAATTGAAATTTATCGGTGCGGACAAAGTGATCGATCTTTATGAGTCGAGCGCCAACAGGATCGTGGATATCATCACCCGCCCGGCGGTGACACGCGTGCTTGATGAGATCATCTATGTCGACAACGGCATCAGTATCGAAGAGATCGAAATACCGCCGAACTCGTTTCTGGAAAGCAAGTATGTATATGAGATCGATTTCAGGGAGTATGGCCTGATTTTGATCGGGATAACGGACAAAGAGCTTGGAGAAGATTTTATCTTCGTTTCACGGGGCATCAACCACAAATTCGATGCCGGAGATATCCTGGTTCTGCTTGGCGAGAGTACGGCACTTGAAAAGTTTTACACCATGCTGACGGAGAGAAAATGA
- the gatB gene encoding Asp-tRNA(Asn)/Glu-tRNA(Gln) amidotransferase subunit GatB — protein MFEVIIGLEVHVQLNTKTKIFCNCATSFADRQNTHTCPVCLGLPGALPVLNKEAVKKAMMFGNAVDATVHRKSVFNRKNYFYPDLPKGYQISQFEIPIVENGHLMIDFDDGSQKRIGITRAHLEEDAGKNTHEGDHSLVDLNRAGTPLLEIVSEPDMRSADEAVRYLKKLHAIVRYLGISDANMQEGSFRCDVNVSIRPKGDEKLYTRVEIKNMNSFRFIHQAIGYEVERQIEAWEDGVYDEEVWQETRLFDTVKGETRSMRGKEDSADYRYFPEPDLLPVILDEEMIEEAKHIPEMPDAKRARYVKDFGIREYDAVVITSEVEMARFFEEMIDAGANPKEAAKWLTIELQGRLKGGMTLETSPVTAKQLAMIVKRIEESTISGKAGKEVLDYLFEHPGADVDDAIEKLGLKQVSDDGAILALIDEVLANNQEKVDEYRSGKEKLFGFFVGQVMKASKGSANPAKVNQLLKERLNS, from the coding sequence ATGTTCGAAGTGATCATCGGGTTGGAAGTGCATGTCCAGCTCAACACCAAAACGAAAATTTTCTGTAACTGCGCCACCAGTTTTGCCGATCGGCAGAATACGCATACATGCCCGGTCTGTCTCGGCCTGCCCGGTGCGCTTCCGGTTTTGAACAAAGAGGCTGTCAAGAAGGCGATGATGTTTGGCAACGCCGTGGACGCGACGGTTCACAGGAAGTCGGTATTCAACCGCAAAAACTACTTCTACCCCGACCTTCCGAAGGGATATCAGATCAGCCAGTTCGAGATACCGATCGTCGAAAACGGCCATTTGATGATCGACTTCGACGACGGGAGTCAGAAGCGTATCGGTATTACCCGGGCCCATCTCGAAGAGGATGCCGGGAAAAATACCCATGAAGGAGACCATTCGCTGGTCGATCTCAATCGTGCCGGTACGCCGCTGCTAGAGATCGTCAGCGAACCCGATATGAGAAGCGCCGACGAGGCGGTACGCTACCTCAAGAAACTGCATGCGATTGTGCGCTACCTCGGCATCAGTGATGCGAATATGCAGGAGGGATCGTTCCGCTGTGACGTCAACGTCTCGATCCGCCCCAAAGGGGATGAAAAGCTCTACACCCGTGTCGAGATCAAGAATATGAACAGCTTCCGGTTCATCCATCAAGCAATCGGTTATGAAGTGGAGCGTCAGATCGAGGCTTGGGAAGACGGTGTATACGACGAAGAGGTATGGCAAGAGACCAGGCTTTTCGACACTGTCAAAGGAGAAACCCGCTCGATGCGCGGTAAAGAGGACAGTGCCGATTATCGCTACTTTCCTGAACCCGACCTTCTGCCGGTCATTCTCGATGAAGAGATGATCGAAGAGGCGAAGCATATCCCCGAGATGCCCGATGCCAAACGTGCACGTTATGTCAAAGATTTCGGTATTCGCGAGTACGATGCCGTTGTCATTACCTCCGAAGTGGAGATGGCGCGTTTCTTCGAAGAGATGATCGACGCAGGCGCCAATCCCAAAGAGGCGGCGAAGTGGCTGACGATCGAATTGCAAGGACGTCTCAAAGGCGGTATGACGCTCGAGACCTCTCCTGTCACCGCCAAACAGCTCGCCATGATCGTCAAACGTATCGAAGAGAGTACGATCAGCGGAAAGGCTGGAAAAGAGGTTCTCGACTATCTCTTCGAACACCCTGGTGCCGATGTCGACGACGCGATCGAAAAACTTGGGCTGAAGCAGGTGAGCGACGACGGTGCCATCCTCGCGCTCATCGACGAAGTGCTAGCGAACAATCAGGAGAAAGTCGATGAGTACAGAAGCGGTAAAGAGAAACTCTTCGGCTTCTTCGTCGGACAGGTGATGAAGGCTTCGAAAGGCTCCGCGAATCCCGCCAAAGTCAATCAACTGTTAAAAGAGCGTCTGAACTCTTGA
- a CDS encoding YwbE family protein, with product MDGKIRKNIRSGMTVAIVLKEDQKSGRLTDGVVRDILTKSPNHPHGIKVRLTTGEVGRVKKIY from the coding sequence ATGGACGGGAAAATCAGGAAGAATATACGCAGCGGTATGACGGTGGCCATTGTTTTGAAAGAGGACCAGAAGAGCGGTAGGCTCACAGATGGTGTCGTACGCGACATACTGACAAAATCACCCAACCATCCCCACGGCATCAAGGTACGTCTCACCACTGGAGAGGTCGGCCGTGTCAAAAAAATCTACTAG
- a CDS encoding lysophospholipid acyltransferase family protein, translating to MKIFARIRFYYSALVISLIVSVMIKLLYLFPKYKSQILHYGNKTMLALMFAKVETVGKPDERAQLYLINHQGIVDIITLEAILNKNLNWVAKKELFEVPWFGLLLKNAEMIAVDREDKRGLIKLMKDIKHSIEDLHRPVAIFPEGTRAKGQKLLPFKEGAKFVAEKFGLIVQPVVIVGSKRVVNEHEKTSIGGDLKVIFLPSIDVKNAPENWYDKLREDMQRRIDQELETHTISR from the coding sequence ATGAAGATCTTTGCACGTATTAGATTCTACTATTCCGCCTTGGTTATCTCGCTGATTGTGAGTGTGATGATAAAACTTCTCTACCTCTTTCCAAAATATAAAAGCCAAATCCTCCATTACGGCAACAAAACCATGCTTGCATTGATGTTCGCCAAAGTCGAGACGGTCGGTAAGCCGGACGAACGGGCACAGCTCTATCTCATCAACCACCAGGGCATCGTAGACATCATCACACTTGAAGCAATACTGAACAAAAATCTCAACTGGGTGGCCAAAAAAGAGCTTTTTGAAGTGCCATGGTTCGGTCTTCTTCTCAAAAACGCGGAGATGATCGCCGTCGACCGCGAAGATAAGCGAGGCCTCATCAAGCTGATGAAGGATATCAAACATTCGATCGAGGATCTGCACCGGCCCGTCGCCATCTTTCCTGAAGGTACACGCGCCAAAGGACAGAAACTGCTCCCATTCAAAGAGGGAGCGAAGTTCGTCGCCGAAAAGTTCGGCCTGATCGTCCAGCCGGTGGTGATCGTCGGCAGCAAACGCGTTGTCAACGAACATGAGAAGACGTCGATCGGCGGAGATCTCAAAGTGATTTTCCTTCCCTCCATCGATGTCAAAAACGCACCGGAAAACTGGTACGACAAACTGCGTGAAGATATGCAGAGGAGAATCGACCAGGAACTCGAAACTCACACGATCAGCCGATAA